A part of Haloarchaeobius sp. HME9146 genomic DNA contains:
- a CDS encoding AAA family ATPase: MSSQAGTDLVMTVRAAEKRDAGRGVARIPESARKALGVLSGDTVVIEGSRRSVAKVWPAGPDVPDGVVQIDADTRANAGAKVGESVTVSAREVEDAEVIHLAPPETLKRVPTGIIQRAITRDLDGRPVSVNERIRLERISSTPFRIVSTTPDSPVRITNDTEIVVEGESYDPATRAPAGTDGQQTGSSGSGPQSPPPEKPSGVSYEDIGGLDNELELVREMVELPLSEPELFQKLNIDPPRGVLLYGPPGTGKTLIAKAVANEVNASFINISGPEVMSKYKGESEEKIRETFERARKEAPAIVFFDEIDSIAGKRDDESDVENRVVAQLLSLMDGLESRGDVVVIGATNRVDSLDPALRRGGRFDREIEIGVPDEGGRREILDVHTRGMPLADDVNLDKIASRTHGFVGADLDSVVSEAAMVAIRNRPAEDEERAAWNQNPSVSRSDFEAALASVEPSAMREYIAEQPNVDFSDVGGLDDAKQTLREAIEWPLSYGPLFEAANTSPPSGVLLYGPPGTGKTLLARALAGESGVNFIRVDGPELLDRYVGESEKAVRKVFERARQSAPSIIFLDELDAIAGERDEDSNEVTERVVSQLLTELDGLAENPNLVVLAATNRREFIDRALLRPGRLDTHIEVPEPDEAGRRKILEVKTEGKPLGEDVDLDELASETAGYTGADVEALVRDASMRAIRELADGLSPEEANAKTDELIIEARHFEAAKKRL, encoded by the coding sequence ATGAGTTCCCAGGCAGGGACCGACCTGGTCATGACGGTTCGAGCCGCCGAGAAGCGCGACGCCGGTCGCGGCGTCGCACGCATCCCCGAATCGGCCCGCAAGGCTCTCGGGGTGCTGAGCGGCGACACCGTCGTCATCGAGGGGTCGCGTCGGAGCGTCGCGAAGGTCTGGCCTGCCGGCCCGGACGTCCCGGATGGCGTGGTACAGATCGACGCCGATACACGGGCGAACGCCGGCGCGAAGGTCGGCGAGAGCGTCACCGTCTCCGCCCGCGAGGTCGAAGACGCCGAGGTCATCCACCTCGCTCCACCGGAGACGCTCAAGCGCGTCCCGACTGGCATCATCCAGCGCGCCATCACCCGCGACCTCGACGGCCGCCCCGTCAGCGTCAACGAACGCATCAGGCTCGAACGCATCTCCTCCACACCGTTCCGCATCGTCTCGACCACCCCTGACTCCCCCGTCCGCATCACGAACGACACCGAGATCGTCGTCGAGGGCGAGTCCTACGACCCCGCAACCCGGGCCCCGGCAGGCACCGACGGCCAGCAGACGGGGAGCTCCGGGTCCGGGCCGCAGTCGCCCCCGCCGGAGAAACCGAGCGGCGTCAGCTACGAGGACATCGGTGGCCTCGACAACGAGCTCGAACTCGTCCGGGAGATGGTCGAACTCCCGCTCTCCGAACCGGAACTGTTCCAGAAGCTCAACATCGACCCGCCCCGCGGCGTCCTCCTCTACGGCCCGCCAGGCACCGGGAAGACGCTCATCGCCAAAGCGGTCGCGAACGAGGTCAACGCCTCGTTCATCAACATCTCCGGCCCGGAGGTGATGTCGAAGTACAAGGGCGAGTCCGAGGAGAAGATTCGCGAGACGTTCGAGCGCGCCCGCAAGGAAGCCCCCGCCATCGTCTTCTTCGACGAGATCGACTCCATCGCGGGCAAGCGCGACGACGAGAGCGACGTGGAGAACCGCGTCGTCGCCCAGTTGCTCTCGCTGATGGACGGTCTGGAGTCCCGCGGCGACGTGGTCGTCATCGGCGCGACCAATCGCGTCGACTCGCTGGACCCGGCGCTTCGCCGTGGCGGGCGGTTCGACCGCGAGATCGAGATCGGCGTCCCCGACGAGGGTGGCCGCCGCGAGATTCTCGACGTGCACACCCGCGGGATGCCACTCGCGGACGACGTGAACCTCGACAAGATCGCCAGCCGGACCCACGGGTTCGTCGGGGCCGACCTCGACAGCGTCGTGAGCGAGGCCGCCATGGTCGCCATCCGTAACCGGCCCGCCGAGGACGAAGAACGCGCGGCGTGGAACCAGAACCCGTCGGTCTCCAGAAGCGACTTCGAGGCAGCACTGGCGTCTGTCGAACCGTCAGCCATGCGCGAGTACATCGCCGAACAGCCCAACGTCGACTTCTCCGACGTGGGTGGCCTCGACGACGCGAAACAGACGCTACGCGAGGCTATCGAGTGGCCGCTGAGCTACGGGCCGCTGTTCGAGGCGGCGAACACCAGCCCGCCCTCCGGCGTCCTCCTCTACGGTCCGCCAGGGACCGGGAAGACGCTGCTCGCCCGGGCTCTCGCCGGCGAATCCGGCGTGAACTTCATCCGGGTCGACGGCCCCGAACTACTGGACCGGTACGTCGGCGAATCTGAGAAAGCCGTCAGGAAGGTGTTCGAGCGCGCCCGGCAGTCCGCCCCCTCCATCATCTTCCTCGACGAACTCGACGCCATCGCGGGCGAGCGCGACGAGGACAGCAACGAGGTGACCGAGCGCGTCGTCTCCCAGCTCCTGACCGAACTCGACGGGCTCGCGGAGAACCCGAACCTCGTCGTCCTCGCCGCGACGAACCGCCGCGAGTTCATCGACCGCGCCCTGCTCCGTCCCGGCCGCCTCGACACCCACATCGAGGTGCCCGAACCGGACGAGGCGGGTCGCCGCAAGATTCTCGAGGTCAAGACCGAGGGCAAGCCCCTCGGGGAGGACGTGGACCTCGACGAGCTCGCAAGCGAGACGGCGGGTTACACCGGCGCAGACGTGGAAGCCCTCGTCAGGGACGCCTCGATGCGTGCCATCCGCGAACTCGCAGACGGGCTCTCGCCGGAAGAAGCGAACGCGAAGACGGACGAACTCATCATCGAGGCACGCCACTTCGAGGCCGCGAAGAAGCGACTGTAG
- a CDS encoding helix-turn-helix domain-containing protein, producing MSDVVVDQLPPDEAFALVSHETRFRILEALNEADEPLPFARLRERVGTRDTGQFNYHLGKLTDRFVRKVEDGDGHYQLTPAGERVVGGVLSGGLTKTMDAEPVPVDGECLLCGEPMQLAFEVDRIRIDCPDCGEQFTNVEVPAGVMDGRPREEAPAVVDRWLKRHIHISEFGFCATCDGPLSRRVIARTDPDAPEWLVDSEDWSVAVQNECGRCGKQMHSDLGAGLLSHPAIVSFLYDHDIDVRECPLWDHDWLAVKTATIEQEDPLRVELSVPLDEERLVLLLDRELDVLEERREPA from the coding sequence ATGAGCGACGTCGTCGTCGACCAACTGCCCCCTGACGAAGCGTTCGCACTGGTCTCCCACGAGACGCGGTTCCGGATCCTCGAAGCGCTCAACGAGGCCGACGAACCCCTCCCCTTCGCCCGGCTCCGCGAGCGCGTCGGGACCCGCGACACCGGCCAGTTCAACTACCACCTCGGCAAGCTGACCGACCGGTTCGTCCGGAAGGTCGAAGACGGCGATGGGCACTACCAGTTGACGCCAGCCGGGGAACGGGTCGTCGGCGGAGTGCTCTCCGGTGGCCTGACGAAGACCATGGACGCGGAACCGGTCCCGGTCGACGGCGAGTGCCTGTTGTGTGGCGAGCCGATGCAACTCGCCTTCGAGGTCGACCGCATCCGTATCGACTGTCCCGACTGTGGTGAGCAGTTCACCAACGTCGAGGTCCCGGCAGGCGTGATGGACGGGCGGCCGCGCGAGGAGGCACCGGCGGTCGTCGACCGCTGGCTCAAACGCCACATCCACATCAGCGAGTTCGGTTTCTGTGCGACCTGTGACGGCCCGCTCTCGCGGCGGGTCATCGCCAGGACGGACCCCGACGCCCCCGAGTGGCTGGTCGACAGCGAGGACTGGTCGGTCGCGGTCCAGAACGAGTGTGGACGCTGTGGGAAACAGATGCACAGCGACCTCGGCGCAGGACTGTTGTCTCATCCTGCAATCGTCTCCTTCCTGTACGACCACGATATCGACGTCCGAGAGTGTCCCCTGTGGGACCACGACTGGCTGGCGGTCAAGACCGCGACCATCGAGCAGGAGGACCCGCTCCGCGTCGAACTCTCCGTCCCGCTGGACGAGGAGCGACTCGTGCTCCTGTTGGACCGCGAGCTCGACGTGCTCGAAGAGCGTCGTGAACCGGCCTGA